From Pan paniscus chromosome 6, NHGRI_mPanPan1-v2.0_pri, whole genome shotgun sequence, one genomic window encodes:
- the LOC117981064 gene encoding protein S100-A11-like gives MAKISSPTETEWCIESLIAVFQKYAGKDGYNRNLSKTEFLSFMNTELAAFTKNQKDPGVLDHMKKLDVSSDGQLDFPKFLNLIGGLAVACHDCFLKAVPSQK, from the coding sequence CAGAGACTGAGTGGTGCATTGAGTCCCTGATTGCTGTTTTCCAGAAGTATGCTGGAAAGGATGGTTACAACCGCAATCTCTCCAAGACGGAGTTCCTAAGCTTCATGAATACAGAGCTGGCTGCCTTTACAAAGAACCAGAAGGACCCTGGTGTCCTTGACCACATGAAGAAACTGGATGTCAGCAGTGATGGGCAGTTAGATTTCCCAAAATTTCTTAATCTGATTGGTGGCCTAGCTGTGGCTTGCCATGACTGCTTCCTCAAGGCTGTCCCCTCCCAGAAGTAG